One window from the genome of Streptomyces sp. WZ-12 encodes:
- a CDS encoding ABC-F family ATP-binding cassette domain-containing protein, with product MSKPATSPAAAVVCTDTGFAWPDGTPVLDGFQLSVGPGRTGLVGLNGSGKSTLLKLIAGELAPTAGSVKAVGEVGYLPQHASLDSHLKVDEALGIAATRAALHAIENGDPGEEHFAAVGDDWDVEERARATLDQLGLSALDLDRTIGEVSGGESVLLRLAALLLRRPDVLLLDEPTNNLDRPARRRLHDAVAAWSGVLLVVSHDRELLDRVDRIADLRGGEVHWYGGNFTAYEHALAVEQEAAERTVRAAEADVARQQRELSDAQVKLARRVRYGNKMYAQKREPKIVMNGRKREAQVSAGKHRALHTERLQEAKDRLGEAVEAVRDDDEIRIDLPHTAVPPGRTVLTLTSLRTRHGTRADLDVRGPERIAVTGRNGSGKTTLLRTVTGELPPAAGTAEVHVPHRFLPQRLDEVLDDDLTVVENVARYAPDATNNRIRARLARFLFKGARADQRAGTLSGGERFRAALAALMLAEPAPQLLLLDEPTNNLDMSSVRRLVAALHSYEGALLVVSHDPHFLRELSLTRWLTLDPGELTTTAPL from the coding sequence ATGTCAAAGCCCGCCACCAGCCCCGCCGCGGCCGTCGTCTGCACCGACACCGGCTTCGCCTGGCCCGACGGCACCCCCGTCCTGGACGGCTTCCAGCTCTCCGTCGGCCCCGGCCGCACCGGTCTCGTCGGCCTCAACGGGTCGGGAAAATCAACCCTGTTGAAGCTGATCGCCGGCGAACTGGCCCCGACCGCCGGCAGCGTCAAGGCCGTCGGCGAGGTCGGCTACCTCCCGCAGCACGCCTCCCTCGACTCCCACCTGAAGGTCGACGAGGCGCTCGGCATCGCCGCCACCCGCGCCGCCCTGCACGCCATCGAGAACGGCGACCCCGGCGAGGAGCACTTCGCGGCCGTCGGCGACGACTGGGACGTCGAGGAGCGCGCCCGCGCCACCCTCGACCAACTCGGCCTGTCCGCCCTCGATCTCGACCGCACCATCGGCGAGGTCTCCGGCGGCGAGTCCGTCCTGCTCCGCCTGGCCGCCCTGCTGCTCCGCCGCCCCGACGTCCTGCTCCTCGACGAGCCCACCAACAACCTCGACCGGCCCGCCCGCCGCCGCCTCCACGACGCGGTCGCCGCCTGGTCCGGCGTCCTCCTCGTCGTCAGCCACGACCGCGAACTCCTCGACCGCGTCGACCGGATCGCCGACCTGCGCGGGGGAGAGGTGCATTGGTACGGCGGCAACTTCACCGCCTACGAACACGCCCTCGCCGTCGAGCAGGAGGCCGCCGAGCGGACGGTGCGCGCCGCCGAGGCCGATGTCGCCCGCCAGCAGCGCGAACTGTCCGACGCCCAGGTCAAGTTGGCCCGCCGGGTCCGCTACGGCAACAAGATGTACGCCCAGAAGCGCGAACCCAAGATCGTCATGAACGGCCGCAAGCGCGAGGCCCAGGTCTCGGCCGGCAAACACCGCGCCCTGCACACCGAACGCCTCCAAGAGGCCAAGGACCGGCTGGGCGAGGCCGTCGAGGCGGTCCGCGACGACGACGAGATCCGCATCGACCTCCCGCACACCGCCGTCCCCCCGGGCCGCACCGTCCTCACCCTCACCAGCCTGCGCACCCGCCACGGCACCCGCGCCGACCTGGACGTGCGCGGCCCGGAACGGATCGCCGTCACCGGCCGAAACGGCTCCGGCAAGACCACCCTGCTGCGCACCGTCACCGGCGAACTCCCGCCGGCCGCCGGCACCGCGGAGGTCCACGTCCCGCACCGCTTCCTCCCGCAGCGCCTCGACGAGGTCCTCGACGACGACCTCACCGTCGTCGAGAACGTCGCCCGCTACGCCCCCGACGCCACCAACAACCGCATCCGCGCCCGCCTCGCCCGCTTCCTCTTCAAGGGCGCCCGCGCCGACCAACGGGCCGGCACCCTCTCCGGCGGCGAACGCTTCCGAGCCGCCCTGGCCGCCCTGATGCTCGCCGAGCCGGCACCCCAACTCCTGCTCCTCGACGAACCGACCAACAACCTTGACATGTCCTCCGTCCGCCGCCTGGTGGCCGCCCTGCACTCCTACGAGGGCGCCCTCCTCGTGGTCAGCCACGACCCGCACTTCCTCCGCGAACTCTCCCTCACCCGCTGGCTGACCCTCGACCCCGGCGAACTCACCACCACCGCCCCGCTCTAA